One part of the Sporohalobacter salinus genome encodes these proteins:
- a CDS encoding NADH-dependent [FeFe] hydrogenase, group A6 has translation MDTVMLTHKDTVSLTIDGQEVEVEKESTVLEAARELGIEIPTLCYHKELTLFGSCRVCEVEDEKNGQLLASCVTPVTEGMKIRTNSARARRARRMNVELLLANHPNECLTCDRNGTCELQEIAYDLGVHEIRFEGETREHPIDTEGPSLKRDPNKCILCGRCVRVCDEIQEVAALDFTERGFNSTVTTAFDLPQSEINCTNCGQCAVVCPVGAITEVSEIGNVWSALEDEDKHVVVQVAPAIQASIGEEFDMEPGTVVTGQLITALEELGFDKIFSTEFTADLTILEEGNELLKRIKGQKKLPQFTSCCPGWIKYCEHNHPEYLDHLSTAKSPQQMFSTLAKTYYAEKEDIDPENIFTVAIMPCTAKKYEKEREEMDDSGYQDTDAVLTTREAARMIKEMGIQFDELPDGKYDKMMGAHTGAGTIFGTTGGVMEAALRTAYEVLTDDELPRLDLTEVRGMDGLRDANIQLDGESIKVAVVHGLRNAGELLDKIKAGEVEYDFVEVMACPGGCVGGGGQPLNSTTMDVKAKRTEGIYQTDKDNTIRKSHENPQILKLYEDYLGEPLSKEAHHLLHTTYKERSEN, from the coding sequence ATGGATACAGTTATGTTGACTCACAAAGATACTGTTAGTTTAACAATAGATGGTCAGGAAGTGGAAGTTGAAAAAGAGAGTACCGTTTTAGAAGCAGCACGTGAATTGGGTATTGAGATTCCGACGCTCTGTTATCATAAAGAGCTAACTCTCTTTGGTTCTTGTCGTGTTTGTGAGGTAGAGGATGAAAAGAATGGGCAGTTATTAGCCTCCTGTGTAACACCAGTAACTGAAGGAATGAAGATTAGAACTAATAGTGCTAGAGCTAGACGAGCTAGAAGAATGAATGTAGAACTTTTATTGGCTAATCATCCTAATGAATGTTTGACTTGTGACCGAAATGGAACTTGTGAATTGCAAGAAATTGCTTACGATCTTGGAGTGCATGAAATTAGGTTTGAGGGAGAAACTAGAGAGCATCCAATTGATACTGAAGGGCCTTCATTGAAACGTGATCCAAATAAATGTATTCTTTGTGGACGTTGTGTTAGAGTTTGTGATGAAATTCAGGAAGTTGCTGCTTTGGACTTTACGGAAAGAGGTTTTAATTCAACTGTAACTACTGCTTTCGATTTACCACAGAGTGAGATTAATTGTACTAATTGTGGTCAATGTGCAGTAGTATGTCCAGTAGGGGCTATTACTGAAGTAAGTGAGATTGGTAATGTCTGGAGTGCTTTAGAGGATGAAGATAAGCATGTTGTTGTACAAGTTGCCCCTGCTATTCAGGCTAGTATTGGAGAAGAATTTGATATGGAACCTGGAACAGTAGTAACAGGTCAATTAATAACAGCTTTGGAAGAATTAGGTTTTGACAAGATATTCTCTACAGAGTTTACTGCTGACTTAACCATTTTGGAAGAAGGTAATGAATTATTAAAAAGAATTAAAGGACAGAAGAAGCTTCCACAGTTTACTTCTTGTTGTCCAGGTTGGATTAAGTACTGTGAGCATAATCATCCAGAGTATTTAGATCATTTATCAACTGCTAAATCACCGCAGCAGATGTTCTCTACTTTAGCTAAGACTTATTATGCAGAAAAAGAAGATATTGATCCAGAAAATATCTTTACTGTTGCTATCATGCCTTGTACTGCTAAAAAGTATGAAAAAGAGAGAGAAGAAATGGATGATAGCGGTTATCAAGATACAGATGCAGTTTTGACTACTCGTGAGGCAGCAAGAATGATCAAGGAAATGGGAATTCAGTTTGATGAGTTACCTGACGGGAAGTATGATAAAATGATGGGAGCTCATACTGGAGCTGGAACTATCTTTGGTACTACTGGTGGAGTAATGGAAGCTGCATTACGAACTGCATATGAGGTATTGACAGATGATGAATTACCACGATTAGATTTGACCGAGGTACGTGGTATGGATGGACTGCGTGATGCTAATATTCAGCTTGATGGTGAGAGTATTAAAGTAGCAGTTGTTCATGGTTTGAGGAATGCTGGTGAGTTATTAGATAAGATAAAAGCCGGCGAAGTAGAGTATGACTTTGTTGAAGTTATGGCTTGTCCTGGTGGATGTGTCGGCGGCGGTGGTCAGCCGTTGAATTCAACTACTATGGATGTTAAAGCCAAACGAACCGAAGGAATATATCAAACAGATAAAGACAATACTATTAGAAAATCTCATGAAAATCCTCAAATTCTTAAATTGTATGAAGACTATTTAGGAGAACCATTAAGCAAAGAAGCACATCATTTACTTCATACAACCTATAAAGAACGATCAGAAAATTAA
- a CDS encoding basic amino acid ABC transporter substrate-binding protein, producing MNKGMKLFLVVLLGLALAIGVVGCGGAKKEEAKTTFDKIKEEGKLVVGCSADYKPFEYPNEDGKIVGFDVEFMKAVGEELGLEVEFTDTAFDGLIPSLKSKKFDVIASAMTITDKRAKTVDFSQPYFNAGQVIAVKEGSNDVKKPEDLAGKVVGVQLGTTGDLKASEIEDIKKVKRYQKITQAFIELRNERIDAVVNDLPVTAAYIMDNPDVKIIGKPFTEENYGIAMRKGDDELEKKINKTIKKLKENGTYDELYNKWFK from the coding sequence ATGAATAAAGGAATGAAATTATTTTTAGTAGTATTATTAGGACTAGCCTTAGCTATAGGAGTAGTTGGTTGTGGGGGAGCTAAAAAGGAAGAAGCAAAGACTACCTTTGATAAAATAAAAGAAGAAGGTAAGTTAGTAGTGGGTTGTTCTGCTGATTATAAGCCTTTTGAATATCCTAATGAAGACGGAAAGATTGTAGGCTTTGATGTAGAGTTTATGAAAGCAGTTGGAGAGGAATTAGGTTTAGAAGTAGAGTTTACGGATACTGCTTTTGATGGTTTAATTCCTAGTCTAAAATCTAAAAAGTTTGATGTAATTGCTTCAGCAATGACAATTACAGATAAAAGGGCAAAAACAGTTGATTTTTCACAGCCTTATTTCAATGCTGGGCAGGTTATTGCAGTTAAAGAAGGAAGTAATGATGTTAAAAAGCCAGAAGATTTAGCAGGAAAAGTAGTTGGAGTTCAATTAGGGACAACAGGAGATCTAAAAGCAAGTGAGATTGAAGACATCAAAAAAGTTAAACGATATCAGAAGATTACTCAGGCCTTTATTGAGTTACGGAATGAAAGAATTGATGCAGTGGTTAATGACCTACCGGTAACAGCAGCTTATATTATGGATAATCCTGATGTGAAAATTATAGGAAAACCATTTACTGAAGAAAATTACGGTATTGCTATGCGCAAAGGAGACGATGAGTTAGAAAAGAAAATTAATAAAACAATTAAAAAGCTAAAAGAAAATGGTACTTATGATGAACTTTATAATAAGTGGTTTAAATAA